The Staphylococcus haemolyticus region ATTTTTAAAAGAGTTTAGAGGTGTATATATCAATTCTCCTTTGGATTGTGCACCGCAAATATTAAATATTGCGTTTCCAGGTGTGAAGGGTGAGGTCTTAGTTAATGCATTTTCTAAATTGGATATCATGGTTTCAACTACAAGCGCTTGCTCATCTAAAAGAGGAAAACTAAATGAAGTTTTAATGTCAATGGGACTCCCGGATAATAAAATTGAAGGAAGTATTAGATTATCCTTAGGAGATATGACTACTCAAGAAGATATTGATCAATTTAAAGTGAAATTTGAAACGATATACAAAGAAATTAAGGAGTTGTTAAAGTAAATGGAGTTTGATCATTTATTAGTTAGATATGGTGAACTAACTTTAAAAGGAACAAATCGGAAAAAGTTTGTAAATGCTTTGAAAGATAACGTCATTAAGTCTTTACAAACTATAGAAGGAACGCATGTTAAAGGCAAGAGAGATAGAATGTATATCTCATTAACTGAAGAAGCAGATGCACAGGAGGTAATCAATCGTTTAACTAAAATATTTGGTATTAAATCTATTAGTCCTGTTCATAAAACCTCTCAAGAATTAGATGAAATAAAAAAATTATGTGTTGATTTAGCTCAAGATTTTAAACCGGGAGAGACATTCAAAATTGATGTTAAACGTGTAGATAAGTCATTTCCAATGGACACATATGCTTTACAACGTGAACTTGGAGGTGCGATTTTACAAGCAACTGAAGATATATCGGTTGATGTGAAACAACCCGATTATAACGTAAGAGTTGAAGTAAGAATGGATGGTGTGTATGTATTCACACAAATTTATGAAGGTGCTGGTGGTTTACCAGTTGGCACTGGCGGTAAAACACTCTTAATGTTGTCAGGAGGCATAGACTCTCCAGTAGCTGGGATGGAAATTATGAAACGTGGTGTTTATATAGAAGCGATTCATTTCCATAGTCCACCTTTTACTAGTGAAAAAGCTAAAGACAAAGTGATTGAACTTACACGTATCCTCTCTGAAAGAGTGGGACCAATAAAATTGCATATAGTGCCATTTACAGAATTACAAAAACAAATAAATAAAGTAGTTCATCCTAGATACACAATGACATCTACGCGTCGCATGATGTTACGTGTAGCGGATATTGTATTAGAAAAAGTTGGGGCTAATGCGATTGTTAACGGTGAAAATTTAGGACAAGTGGCAAGTCAAACATTAAAGAGTATGTACGCAATTAATGATGTGACTTCTACTCCGATTTTAAGACCACTTGTTTCGCTTGATAAGGAAGATATTGTCAAGAAAGCACGAGAGATTGGTACATTTGATGTTTCGATTCAACCTTATGAAGACTGTTGTACTATTTTCACTCCTAAAAATCCTGTAACTGAACCAGATTTTGATAAAGTAATTAAATATGAAAGTGTATTTAACTTCGATGAAATGGTTCAACGTGCAGCAGATAATATTGAAATATTAACTATTAATAAAGATTATAAGAGCGAAAAAGACCAAAACACTGATGCATTAATTGATGAGTTATTCTAAAATAGAATAATCAAGTATTAAGAACAAAGGGGATATGCATCATGGAGATAACGCTAAATATTATATTAATTATTATAGCATTTGGATTTTTAGCTGCTTTTATCGATGCAGTAGTAGGTGGTGGGGGCCTAATTTCAACACCAGCTTTATTAGCTATAGGAATGCCACCTTCATTGGCGCTTGGTACTAACAAATTAGCCAGTTCATTTGGATCGCTTACAAGTGCAATTAAGTTTATACGTTCAGGCAAAGTAGATTTAAATATTGTACTTAAGTTATTTCCATTTGTGTTTATATTTGCAGCAGGCGGTGCTAGTTTAGCTACTATGTTGCCTGCACAAATTTTAAAGCCTTTAATTATCATTATATTGAGCCTTGTACTGATATATACAATTATGAAAAAAGATTGGGGAAATGTGCGCACATTTTCTAAGCTAACAATTGGTAAAGCTGTCATTTTTGTATCTTTAATGTTAATAATTGGCTTTTATGATGGTTTCTTAGGTGGAGGCACTGGCTCTTTTATGTTATTTGTTTTGCTTATGTTTGGATTTGATTTTTTGAGTGCAGCAGGTAATGCGAAAGTCTTAAATTTTGCTTCTAATTTAGGTGCATTAGTTCTTTTTATTATCTTAGGCCAGGTTGATTTTGTGTATGGCTTAATTATGGCTGTAAGTATGATTATAGGTTCATATGTAGGTGCACAATTTGCCATAAGCAAAGGTGTTGGTTATGTAAAGATACTTTTTATTATCGTTACAGCAGTTCTAATTTTGAAAAACACATATGACTACATTTTACAACTGCTTCAACATTAGATATGATTCAGTTTTAAATGATTGATTTAAGTTTTACCACTGTCGTATGATAACAATATAATGATAAAAA contains the following coding sequences:
- the thiI gene encoding tRNA uracil 4-sulfurtransferase ThiI; this encodes MEFDHLLVRYGELTLKGTNRKKFVNALKDNVIKSLQTIEGTHVKGKRDRMYISLTEEADAQEVINRLTKIFGIKSISPVHKTSQELDEIKKLCVDLAQDFKPGETFKIDVKRVDKSFPMDTYALQRELGGAILQATEDISVDVKQPDYNVRVEVRMDGVYVFTQIYEGAGGLPVGTGGKTLLMLSGGIDSPVAGMEIMKRGVYIEAIHFHSPPFTSEKAKDKVIELTRILSERVGPIKLHIVPFTELQKQINKVVHPRYTMTSTRRMMLRVADIVLEKVGANAIVNGENLGQVASQTLKSMYAINDVTSTPILRPLVSLDKEDIVKKAREIGTFDVSIQPYEDCCTIFTPKNPVTEPDFDKVIKYESVFNFDEMVQRAADNIEILTINKDYKSEKDQNTDALIDELF
- a CDS encoding sulfite exporter TauE/SafE family protein; translation: MEITLNIILIIIAFGFLAAFIDAVVGGGGLISTPALLAIGMPPSLALGTNKLASSFGSLTSAIKFIRSGKVDLNIVLKLFPFVFIFAAGGASLATMLPAQILKPLIIIILSLVLIYTIMKKDWGNVRTFSKLTIGKAVIFVSLMLIIGFYDGFLGGGTGSFMLFVLLMFGFDFLSAAGNAKVLNFASNLGALVLFIILGQVDFVYGLIMAVSMIIGSYVGAQFAISKGVGYVKILFIIVTAVLILKNTYDYILQLLQH